One Stenotrophomonas oahuensis genomic region harbors:
- a CDS encoding phosphopantetheine-binding protein, protein MTTDTTPLTLERMRADIAGMLGETPDVVGDDEHLMDLGLDSMRVLGLVLAWGNTGIPLEFGHLAEHTTLRAWWNVVQRLQGLTPA, encoded by the coding sequence ATGACCACCGACACCACGCCGCTCACGCTCGAGCGCATGCGCGCCGACATTGCTGGCATGCTCGGCGAAACGCCCGATGTGGTGGGCGACGATGAGCATCTGATGGACCTGGGACTGGATTCCATGCGCGTGCTGGGACTGGTGCTGGCCTGGGGTAACACCGGCATTCCGCTTGAGTTCGGTCATCTGGCCGAACACACCACGCTGCGCGCGTGGTGGAACGTGGTGCAGCGCCTGCAGGGCCTCACCCCGGCATGA
- a CDS encoding isochorismatase family protein: protein MALPKIAPYPLPVAAELPAPRGPWTLQADRAALLVHDMQQYFLAAFAADASPLAPAIANIARLLQHCRQRGIPVFYTAQRGNQDRRDRGLQADLWGPGMQAIAEHETIIDALAPAAGDHVLVKHRYSAFQRSNLETMMRARGRDQLLVTGVYAHIGCTATVSEAFQRDIEAFIAADAVADFSRADHDLALHWIARTTGVPLTTDTLLEQLA from the coding sequence ATGGCGCTGCCGAAGATTGCTCCCTATCCGCTGCCCGTTGCAGCAGAACTGCCTGCGCCTCGCGGACCGTGGACACTGCAGGCCGACCGCGCTGCACTGCTGGTGCATGACATGCAGCAGTATTTCCTGGCCGCGTTCGCCGCCGATGCCAGCCCGCTGGCCCCGGCCATTGCCAACATCGCACGCCTGCTGCAGCACTGCCGCCAGCGCGGCATTCCGGTGTTCTACACCGCGCAGCGCGGCAACCAGGACCGTCGCGACCGTGGGCTGCAGGCTGACCTGTGGGGTCCTGGCATGCAGGCCATTGCCGAGCACGAAACCATCATCGACGCGCTGGCTCCTGCGGCCGGCGACCACGTGCTGGTGAAGCACCGCTACAGCGCGTTCCAGCGCAGCAACCTGGAAACGATGATGCGGGCACGTGGCCGCGACCAGCTGCTGGTGACCGGGGTGTATGCGCACATCGGCTGTACCGCCACGGTGAGCGAAGCGTTCCAACGGGATATCGAAGCGTTCATTGCCGCCGATGCGGTGGCGGATTTCTCGCGCGCCGACCACGACCTGGCGCTGCACTGGATCGCCCGCACCACCGGCGTGCCGTTGACTACCGATACCCTGCTGGAGCAGCTGGCATGA
- a CDS encoding (2,3-dihydroxybenzoyl)adenylate synthase — translation MMHSNDAHARLPLAQTWPAARVARYRAAGYWRGETLPGLLRARAEAHPDDLAVIGGEVRLTYAQLWQYAGRIGAGLLARGLRPGDRVVVQLGNTADFIAVVFGLFRAGLIPVYALPAHRFTEVSHVLDKAQANAYIASAQYEGFDYRTLARELQAARPALQHVLISGDGEEFTSVASLDGDTATLPPDPDPQSVAFLQLSGGSTGLSKLIPRTHDDYLYSVRASNEICAINRSTVYMVALPAAHNFPMSSPGFLGALYAGARVVLSAGPGPDVAFPLIAREQVTCVGLVPPLALLWAQAAPTSAHDLSSLKVMQVGGAKLVPEAARRVVDGLGCQLQQVFGMAEGLVNYTRLHDAEDIVLGTQGRPISPDDEVLVLDDHGHPVAPGEVGHLLTRGPYTIGAYHNDPGANARSFTEDGFYRTGDRVQQLPGGYLVVQGRAGDHINRAGEKISAEEIEDHLLAHSAVFDAAVVSIPDPYLGERSCAFVIAQGEAPTAAQLKAWVRGRGVAAFKVPDQVVFVPAFGTTAVGKISRRELRAQLRDHHLQQTGEPR, via the coding sequence ATGATGCACTCCAACGACGCGCATGCGCGCCTGCCATTGGCGCAGACCTGGCCAGCGGCCCGCGTCGCGCGCTATCGCGCGGCCGGCTACTGGCGGGGCGAAACCCTGCCGGGCCTGCTGCGCGCGCGCGCCGAGGCCCACCCCGATGACCTTGCGGTGATCGGCGGTGAGGTCCGGCTGACCTACGCGCAACTCTGGCAGTACGCCGGGCGTATCGGGGCCGGTCTGCTGGCGCGGGGGCTGCGCCCGGGCGACCGGGTGGTGGTGCAGCTGGGCAACACGGCCGATTTCATTGCGGTGGTGTTCGGGCTTTTCCGCGCCGGCCTGATTCCGGTGTATGCGCTGCCAGCGCATCGCTTCACCGAAGTGAGCCATGTGCTGGACAAGGCCCAGGCCAACGCCTACATCGCCAGTGCGCAGTACGAAGGCTTCGACTACCGCACACTGGCGCGTGAACTGCAGGCGGCACGTCCTGCGCTGCAGCACGTGCTGATCAGCGGTGACGGTGAGGAATTCACGAGTGTGGCATCGCTGGATGGCGACACGGCCACGCTGCCGCCCGACCCGGACCCGCAGTCGGTGGCATTCCTGCAGCTGTCCGGTGGCAGCACCGGCCTGTCCAAGCTGATTCCGCGCACCCACGACGACTATCTGTATTCGGTGCGGGCCAGCAACGAGATCTGCGCGATCAACCGCAGCACGGTGTACATGGTTGCGCTGCCGGCCGCACACAACTTCCCGATGAGTTCGCCCGGTTTCCTTGGCGCGCTGTATGCCGGCGCGCGGGTCGTGCTGAGCGCGGGGCCGGGTCCGGACGTGGCGTTCCCGCTTATCGCGCGCGAGCAGGTGACCTGCGTGGGGCTGGTGCCGCCGCTGGCGCTGCTGTGGGCGCAGGCGGCCCCGACCAGTGCACACGACCTGTCCAGCCTGAAGGTGATGCAGGTCGGCGGGGCCAAGCTGGTACCGGAAGCCGCGCGTCGCGTTGTGGATGGCCTGGGCTGCCAGCTGCAGCAGGTGTTCGGGATGGCGGAGGGGCTGGTCAACTACACCCGGCTGCATGATGCCGAAGACATCGTGCTGGGCACGCAGGGTCGGCCGATCTCGCCGGACGACGAAGTGCTTGTGCTGGACGACCACGGCCACCCGGTGGCGCCGGGCGAAGTGGGGCATCTGCTCACGCGCGGGCCATACACCATCGGGGCCTATCACAACGACCCCGGTGCGAATGCGCGCTCGTTCACCGAAGACGGCTTCTACCGCACCGGCGACCGCGTGCAGCAGTTGCCGGGTGGCTATCTGGTGGTGCAGGGGCGTGCTGGCGACCACATCAACCGGGCCGGCGAGAAGATTTCCGCCGAGGAAATCGAGGACCATCTGCTCGCCCACAGTGCTGTGTTCGATGCGGCGGTGGTGTCGATTCCGGACCCGTATCTGGGTGAACGCAGCTGTGCCTTCGTGATTGCCCAAGGGGAAGCGCCCACTGCCGCCCAGCTCAAGGCGTGGGTACGCGGGCGGGGCGTTGCCGCGTTCAAGGTGCCCGACCAGGTGGTGTTCGTGCCGGCGTTCGGCACCACCGCCGTCGGCAAGATCAGTCGTCGCGAGCTGCGTGCGCAGCTGCGCGACCATCATCTGCAACAGACTGGAGAACCGCGCTGA
- a CDS encoding isochorismate synthase yields MSEAQYFSSANEDMFGGIALDEAAPGFLLRTGTRTLDARGCQAMLPAGGTATLHERVNAFFNAAPAGLPLLVGALPFDPTGWDVLYQPVSLMNALPSGGHSTPAFVGDIRSEPAPDAYARAVEHALDTLNNPYTPLRKVVLARSLHVNATAPIDPHALALRLGQDAGVAPFVAALPGDPRRPPAWLVGASPELLVSRQGLRVCSHPLAGSARRSADPVEDAAAAEALLGSAKDHDEHRYVVEAIVEALTPWCSDIRAPKAPELHSTASMWHLGTRIEATLRDPTTPVAALVAALHPTPAVCGTPRDDAMYSIRRLEPNPRGFYAGAVGWMDADGDGEWYVAIRCARVQGAQAQVFAGAGIVTGSQPEFEVAETAAKFTAMLSALGVGHAASTENVS; encoded by the coding sequence ATGAGCGAGGCCCAGTACTTCTCCAGCGCAAACGAAGACATGTTCGGCGGTATTGCACTGGACGAGGCGGCACCAGGATTCCTGCTGCGCACCGGTACGCGCACGCTGGACGCCCGCGGCTGCCAAGCCATGCTGCCGGCAGGTGGCACCGCGACCTTGCACGAGCGGGTGAACGCCTTCTTCAATGCCGCGCCCGCCGGGCTGCCGCTGCTGGTAGGCGCGCTGCCGTTCGATCCAACCGGGTGGGATGTGCTGTATCAACCGGTTTCGTTGATGAACGCATTACCGTCAGGCGGCCACAGCACGCCGGCGTTTGTCGGCGACATCCGCAGCGAGCCGGCACCCGACGCGTATGCCCGCGCCGTGGAACACGCGCTGGACACGTTGAACAATCCCTATACGCCGCTGCGAAAAGTAGTGCTGGCACGCAGCCTGCACGTGAATGCCACCGCGCCGATCGACCCGCATGCCCTGGCGTTGCGGCTGGGCCAGGATGCCGGGGTGGCTCCGTTCGTCGCGGCGCTGCCGGGCGACCCGCGCCGGCCGCCGGCGTGGCTGGTGGGGGCCAGCCCGGAGCTGCTGGTGTCGCGGCAGGGGCTACGCGTGTGCTCGCATCCGCTGGCCGGTTCAGCGCGTCGCAGTGCTGATCCGGTCGAAGATGCGGCGGCGGCCGAAGCGCTGCTGGGCTCCGCCAAGGACCATGACGAGCACCGCTACGTGGTCGAGGCCATTGTTGAAGCGCTCACGCCGTGGTGCAGCGACATCCGCGCGCCCAAGGCACCGGAACTGCATTCCACCGCCAGCATGTGGCATCTGGGCACGCGTATTGAAGCGACCCTGCGCGACCCGACCACACCGGTGGCCGCGCTGGTGGCGGCACTGCATCCCACTCCGGCGGTGTGTGGCACGCCACGCGACGACGCGATGTACAGCATTCGCCGGCTGGAGCCGAATCCACGTGGTTTCTACGCCGGCGCAGTGGGTTGGATGGATGCTGACGGTGATGGCGAATGGTATGTGGCAATCCGCTGCGCACGCGTGCAGGGCGCGCAGGCGCAGGTGTTCGCGGGCGCGGGCATTGTGACCGGCTCGCAGCCTGAGTTCGAAGTTGCCGAAACGGCAGCGAAATTCACCGCAATGCTGAGCGCCCTGGGCGTCGGCCATGCGGCTTCAACGGAAAACGTTTCATGA
- a CDS encoding MFS transporter, protein MRSTPSVPGLPALVFAALAGTMAMMSFVAVVGPVVRLLGLSEWHAGLSVTAAGVLWMLSARRWGGLSDRIGRKRVLLIALLAYALIYIVMAVFVDTALRSPPAVWFSVLALVGTRALVGLFYAAVPPTAAALVADAAPPGERAGVMAKLGSANALGMVIGPAAAGWVAYQNLSLTLYVAALLPLLALGAVAWGLPSAPAPAAAADRPRSTLAWHDARLRLPVLAVFLAMISVTIAQVTVGFFAIDRLRLSPADGARMAGLALTAVGVGLILAQIGVMKLKGVPPRRWIAVGALISGIGFASVALVQAPWQLLATYALAAFGMGFVFPSFQALAADSVDAHEQGAAAGAVASVQGFGMVIGPMVGTLLYRVIPSLPYLLVGVLLLTLSVAAALHARRAP, encoded by the coding sequence ATGCGCTCAACTCCCTCTGTTCCCGGCTTGCCTGCGCTGGTGTTCGCCGCCCTGGCGGGCACGATGGCGATGATGTCGTTCGTGGCGGTGGTGGGCCCGGTGGTGCGCCTGCTGGGGTTGTCCGAGTGGCATGCCGGCTTGTCGGTGACTGCGGCGGGGGTGTTATGGATGCTGTCAGCCCGGCGCTGGGGCGGTCTCAGCGACCGCATCGGGCGCAAGCGGGTGCTGCTGATCGCGCTGCTGGCCTACGCCCTGATCTATATCGTGATGGCGGTGTTCGTAGACACCGCGCTGCGGTCGCCGCCGGCGGTCTGGTTCTCGGTGCTGGCGCTGGTGGGCACGCGCGCCCTGGTGGGCCTGTTCTATGCTGCCGTGCCGCCAACTGCTGCTGCACTGGTCGCCGACGCGGCCCCGCCGGGTGAACGCGCCGGGGTGATGGCCAAGCTGGGCAGTGCCAACGCGCTGGGCATGGTGATCGGCCCGGCCGCGGCCGGATGGGTGGCGTACCAGAACCTGTCGCTGACCTTGTATGTGGCCGCGCTGCTGCCGCTGCTGGCATTGGGTGCTGTGGCCTGGGGGCTGCCTTCAGCACCCGCGCCAGCGGCCGCCGCCGACCGGCCACGCAGCACGCTGGCCTGGCACGACGCTCGGCTGCGCTTGCCGGTGCTGGCGGTGTTCCTGGCGATGATCTCGGTAACCATCGCGCAGGTGACGGTCGGCTTCTTCGCCATCGATCGGCTGCGGCTGAGCCCGGCCGACGGCGCGCGCATGGCCGGGCTGGCGCTGACCGCGGTCGGGGTGGGCTTGATCCTGGCGCAGATCGGGGTGATGAAACTCAAAGGCGTGCCGCCGCGGCGCTGGATCGCCGTGGGCGCGCTGATTTCCGGCATCGGCTTCGCATCGGTGGCCCTGGTACAGGCGCCGTGGCAGCTGCTGGCGACCTACGCGTTGGCCGCTTTTGGGATGGGCTTCGTGTTTCCGTCGTTCCAGGCACTGGCCGCTGATTCGGTGGACGCGCACGAGCAGGGGGCCGCCGCCGGTGCGGTGGCCTCCGTGCAGGGGTTCGGCATGGTGATCGGGCCGATGGTGGGGACACTGCTGTATCGGGTGATCCCTTCGTTACCTTACCTGTTGGTCGGCGTGCTGTTGCTGACGCTGTCCGTCGCTGCGGCACTGCATGCGAGGCGCGCGCCATGA